The following proteins come from a genomic window of Candidatus Tanganyikabacteria bacterium:
- a CDS encoding DUF2791 family P-loop domain-containing protein: MATASEHEVFIGRQAELKKIGAALDRAAAGKPQLVIVRGEAGTGKSALVNRLGRIVASRGVAFHRVQCQTPDEAATGSLAAGLVRSLVDLPRRCTPAEAAKAMIAAPGVSSPQQAALLGQLLGLDIMDAAMQSLSGQQRRTGAFMALNDLISERAAEDLLMLSASDLQWADDASLDWLTSFFERIAAGGERLRLLITCETRSDQRLRLSHMGAAVELTPVQLEPLPRDQAEELATALLGRRREQLQPLAATALSRVVDRSGGNPLFLMQLLASAQESGALPSTGPAARGGETAADQAGQEVGATAGGPAAELPDSVRAAAGARLDKLSGALLRLVQVGAVLGRRFDKELLAKLHGTGTQAQVAEGIRMGVLGEDDDGRLRFREAEFQEVVYERMPPSLRKLLHMRAGEAIEATPGGAAGGAGPALHALAHHFARAEDAPRAARYLAEAGDHARAAGESARARDCYHAALGWQARIPGPAQGAEIMLHLAIVLGDLGNVDEALGVLDRRAEVGSESPITLRARAELLRRRGDLDQAQAILEEALADVADPDERALLLGCKSDVLRLSGDFKGAIALAKEAAAALAAQGRKPATEGYLRSVLGICHHRLGQLGVARLEHASALKLRESAGDVAGCAISLNNIATIDVEQGRWEQAEAGYRRSLGIARRLGDRRSIITALENLGDLLLARGQEEEAESHFRESLRLAREIGSVGDEIINIANLATLRLARRDGPGALQEIEACWSLAELSAFAEYAPDILCIRGRAYHLTGDLTAARRYQVQARGLADRSGNARLVAVIDRCLAELDAAEGQEGEAMDRAKQSEAILRKAALPLELGRTLAVLARIAPGAEREGYRKEAAALFESLGARRDLGYLEACEAGAPGQPDRTPGPPPS; the protein is encoded by the coding sequence TTGGCGACAGCTTCTGAACACGAGGTCTTCATCGGCCGCCAGGCCGAACTGAAGAAGATAGGCGCCGCGCTCGACCGGGCAGCGGCCGGAAAGCCGCAGCTAGTAATCGTCAGGGGCGAGGCCGGCACAGGCAAGTCCGCGCTGGTGAACCGCCTCGGTCGCATCGTCGCGTCCCGCGGGGTGGCCTTCCACCGGGTGCAGTGCCAGACGCCGGACGAAGCTGCGACCGGCTCGCTCGCCGCCGGCCTCGTCAGATCCCTGGTGGACCTGCCGCGGCGGTGCACGCCGGCGGAAGCGGCGAAAGCCATGATCGCGGCGCCGGGCGTCAGTTCGCCCCAGCAGGCTGCGCTCCTCGGGCAGTTGCTGGGCCTCGATATCATGGACGCCGCGATGCAGAGCCTGTCGGGCCAGCAGCGCAGGACCGGTGCATTCATGGCGCTGAATGACCTGATCTCGGAGCGCGCTGCCGAAGACCTCCTCATGCTCTCGGCCTCGGACCTGCAGTGGGCCGACGATGCGTCCCTCGACTGGTTGACGAGCTTCTTCGAACGCATCGCCGCCGGCGGCGAGCGGCTGCGGCTGCTGATCACCTGCGAGACGCGCTCCGATCAGCGGCTGCGGCTTAGCCACATGGGCGCCGCGGTCGAACTGACGCCCGTCCAGCTCGAGCCGCTGCCGCGGGACCAGGCCGAAGAGCTCGCGACTGCCCTGCTGGGCCGCAGGCGCGAGCAGTTGCAGCCGCTGGCCGCGACTGCCCTGAGTCGCGTAGTGGATCGATCCGGCGGCAACCCCTTGTTTCTCATGCAACTGCTGGCGAGCGCGCAGGAGTCCGGTGCACTTCCCTCGACCGGACCTGCCGCCAGGGGTGGCGAGACGGCTGCCGACCAGGCGGGCCAAGAAGTCGGCGCGACGGCCGGCGGACCGGCGGCAGAGCTGCCGGACTCAGTGCGTGCCGCGGCCGGAGCCCGGCTGGACAAGCTTTCCGGCGCGCTCTTGCGGCTGGTCCAGGTCGGCGCCGTGCTGGGGCGGCGGTTCGACAAGGAACTCCTCGCGAAGCTGCACGGGACCGGCACGCAGGCGCAAGTCGCCGAGGGCATCCGCATGGGAGTCCTGGGCGAGGACGACGATGGGCGCCTGCGCTTCCGGGAAGCCGAGTTCCAGGAGGTCGTCTACGAGCGCATGCCGCCGTCGCTGCGCAAGTTGCTGCACATGCGCGCCGGCGAGGCGATCGAGGCTACCCCGGGCGGAGCCGCCGGGGGAGCCGGACCCGCGCTACACGCCTTGGCGCATCACTTCGCCAGGGCGGAGGATGCCCCGCGAGCCGCCCGCTATCTCGCGGAAGCAGGGGACCACGCCCGGGCCGCCGGCGAGAGCGCCAGGGCCCGGGACTGCTACCACGCGGCCCTCGGGTGGCAGGCCCGGATTCCCGGCCCGGCACAAGGCGCCGAGATCATGTTGCACCTGGCCATCGTCCTGGGCGACCTGGGCAACGTCGATGAGGCGCTCGGCGTGCTGGATCGCCGCGCGGAAGTCGGCTCCGAGTCGCCCATCACCCTGCGCGCGCGGGCCGAACTCCTCCGCCGGCGGGGCGATCTCGATCAGGCTCAGGCGATCCTGGAAGAGGCCCTGGCGGACGTCGCCGATCCGGACGAACGCGCGCTCCTGCTGGGATGCAAGAGCGACGTCCTGCGCCTGTCGGGCGACTTCAAGGGGGCGATCGCCCTGGCCAAGGAAGCTGCGGCCGCCCTGGCCGCCCAAGGGCGCAAGCCGGCCACCGAGGGGTACTTGCGCAGCGTGCTGGGCATCTGCCACCATCGGCTCGGCCAGTTGGGCGTGGCCAGGCTGGAACACGCCTCCGCGCTCAAGCTGCGGGAGTCCGCCGGCGACGTCGCCGGTTGCGCGATCAGCCTCAACAACATCGCCACCATCGATGTGGAGCAGGGCCGGTGGGAGCAGGCCGAGGCCGGGTACCGGCGGAGCCTGGGAATCGCCAGGCGGCTTGGCGATCGGCGCTCCATCATCACCGCTCTCGAGAACCTCGGGGACCTGCTCCTGGCGCGCGGTCAGGAGGAAGAAGCCGAGAGCCACTTCAGGGAATCCTTGCGCCTTGCCCGCGAAATCGGCAGCGTCGGCGACGAGATAATCAACATCGCCAACCTCGCCACCCTGCGACTGGCGCGGCGGGATGGTCCTGGCGCCCTGCAGGAGATCGAGGCCTGCTGGTCGCTCGCCGAGCTGTCGGCGTTCGCCGAGTACGCACCCGACATCCTCTGCATCCGGGGGAGGGCCTATCATCTCACCGGCGACCTGACGGCCGCCCGGCGTTACCAGGTCCAGGCGCGGGGATTGGCCGACCGGTCGGGCAACGCCCGCCTGGTGGCGGTGATCGACCGCTGTTTGGCGGAACTCGACGCCGCGGAAGGACAGGAAGGCGAAGCCATGGACCGCGCGAAGCAATCAGAGGCGATCCTGCGAAAGGCGGCCCTGCCGCTCGAACTGGGCCGCACGCTCGCGGTGCTGGCAAGGATCGCGCCGGGGGCCGAGCGAGAAGGCTACCGCAAGGAGGCGGCCGCCCTGTTCGAATCGCTGGGCGCCCGCCGGGACCTCGGATACCTCGAGGCTTGCGAGGCGGGAGCACCGGGCCAGCCAGATCGTACGCCCGGCCCGCCTCCTTCCTGA
- a CDS encoding S8 family serine peptidase has product MTLRRANPARPSWWIRQSTSGGLALVVAAAVAPAACVPVAPHPGFQQSEASERRLLAAASAGQLVVGWNTSEPGLLAARCHVIRSHPSLGVSLVAPRPGESREGLAAALRADPAVSFVEPNQILARPKPGRPAGGGAFERERARPVLGFDATDDPLLERQWHLERIGAVAAWKVGAGAGVVAAVVDTGVDPDHPDLRANLLPGANTFDGDDPRDTDGHGTHVAGLIAAAAGNGEGGAGVAPGARILPIRAIGSWGGTAESVAAGITYAVDHGARIVNLSLGNRRSAKVVERAVKYAADRHVILVASMGNDGDKGNPINYPAALQGVVAVGASDRTDIAPAWSSSGAWQDLAAPGVGIWSTFPTYECRMLQDFRKDPEECPGCELDLGYASIDGTSQAAPQASAALALLLARHPAMTPADAIARLERTARDLGEPGRDPHYGAGLLDLPAALAN; this is encoded by the coding sequence GTGACGCTCAGACGAGCGAATCCGGCCCGGCCTTCCTGGTGGATCCGCCAGTCGACATCCGGCGGACTCGCGCTGGTTGTTGCCGCGGCGGTGGCGCCTGCCGCTTGCGTGCCCGTCGCCCCGCACCCGGGGTTCCAGCAGTCCGAAGCTAGCGAACGACGTCTCCTGGCCGCAGCCAGCGCCGGGCAACTCGTGGTCGGCTGGAACACCAGCGAGCCAGGGCTGCTCGCGGCCAGATGCCACGTGATCCGGAGCCACCCGTCGCTTGGCGTGTCGCTGGTGGCACCACGGCCCGGCGAGAGCAGGGAGGGCCTGGCCGCAGCTCTCCGGGCCGATCCAGCCGTCAGCTTCGTCGAGCCCAACCAGATCCTGGCACGCCCCAAACCGGGACGGCCGGCGGGGGGTGGAGCCTTCGAGCGGGAAAGAGCCCGGCCGGTACTCGGTTTCGATGCCACAGACGATCCGCTCCTGGAGCGGCAATGGCACCTGGAGCGCATCGGGGCCGTTGCCGCCTGGAAAGTCGGGGCCGGCGCGGGCGTCGTCGCGGCCGTCGTGGACACGGGGGTGGATCCCGATCACCCCGATCTTCGCGCGAATCTCCTGCCCGGAGCGAATACCTTCGACGGCGACGATCCCCGCGATACCGACGGCCATGGGACGCACGTGGCGGGCCTGATCGCGGCCGCGGCGGGCAATGGTGAGGGCGGTGCCGGCGTCGCGCCAGGCGCCCGTATCCTTCCCATCCGGGCCATCGGGAGCTGGGGCGGTACGGCCGAGTCCGTGGCGGCAGGCATCACCTACGCGGTCGACCACGGTGCGCGAATCGTCAACCTCTCCCTGGGCAACCGCCGCAGCGCGAAGGTGGTCGAGCGAGCCGTCAAGTACGCGGCGGACCGGCACGTGATCCTGGTGGCCTCGATGGGCAACGACGGCGACAAGGGCAACCCGATCAACTACCCGGCCGCCTTGCAGGGGGTAGTGGCCGTCGGGGCCAGCGATCGAACCGACATCGCCCCGGCCTGGTCAAGCTCGGGCGCCTGGCAAGACCTGGCCGCCCCCGGGGTAGGCATCTGGTCCACGTTTCCCACCTACGAGTGCCGGATGCTCCAGGACTTCCGGAAGGATCCCGAAGAGTGCCCGGGTTGCGAGCTCGATCTCGGCTACGCGTCCATCGACGGCACCAGCCAGGCGGCCCCCCAGGCCTCGGCGGCCCTGGCCTTGCTCCTCGCCCGCCACCCGGCCATGACGCCCGCGGACGCGATCGCGCGGCTCGAGCGGACG